The DNA window TTTAATggcattacaaaaaaaaaacaaaatggcaTTCTTTTCTAGGCAGAAACTATGATGGATTTAAGATATTGGGTTTGAACCCCTTAGGGTAGGACAGGATGCTCTAAGGTTGATCATTATTACAACTGTAGCACTAGAATTACTCTGAATACACTGTGAGAACCAGGCCACTAAAGTTTTTCCAGACTGTGATGTTTGAACTTTTCCAAACTGTCCAATCCAGCTCCTTTCACAAATTCCAATTCAGTATAAGGGGGATACAATTTGAGGTTGTTACCTTACCTATTAGATATGTTAGTTCTTAAAAATGTACTTGATTTTACTAGGAGATATTTTCATGTTAACTAAATTGAGCTGTAGCTCTCCAAACTGAAAAAGTGTTGACAAATGCTGATGTAAAGTTTTTGTGGCAAACCTAACCAGCGTATCTTAATGAGTATGCATGGTCTTAGTGAACAAACAGCCTTTAGTGCTGTCTGCGTATCCAGGAAGTTTAAAGGGTCACATCATATGTTCTTGTGATCTCTCTCAATAGTAATTTGTTCAGGTTTGCATTTAGGGTGCATGTTGTGATTACATATTTTCTGTTGGAGTTGTAGGTTCTTGTTTTTGGAATTTTCCGTAAGACCTATATTTTATTTGACTTCAGTTTTATCTAACAATTGAAAGATTCCAGCTAACTAGATTTAAAGTCATAGTGTCTAGTGTTTTTCAGATTGGTACTATAATATTGCTTCGtttcagctgggttttttttctattttgtgctGTATAATAAATTCTTATTTACTGTCTTTACTGATTTGCAAGGTATGAGTAAAAACATAAAGTCAGATGGGCTCAGGAACAGTACTGTTGTTTTCACATGATATTGTGTCATACAGATTTGCTGGTTTAAATCAGCGGTGGAAATTGGAAATTAGTTTGGAAAATTGTATTCCCTACTATAACCTTCACTTTTCTTCCAGAATATATTCACTCTACAGTTGGTGGATAATCATATTGTTCATACTCTAAATTATTCCATTTTGGTtctattaattaaatttaaaattttaatctaAACAAAAATCTAATAATTTGAAGCAAGTTATTGTTGATAAGTTTGCCCTGTAAGTGGAGTTAGTAACTTAACATACACATATCCAAGTAGTCACAGTGCAAAACTACAAATTGGTGCATCCTAGGTGTCATTGTCCCATTACAATATTGACCATAATCAAATATCTGTTCTACATATTGCtgacataaaataaataaacctggTTGTGCTTTTGAGAGGAGACCTCAACACTGTAAAGTAACAAAGCGTGATAGAGTTCAGTTTGAATTGTTTCTGTCTCCCTTTGAGAATGTCCTAAAGGTTTTAGACAAAGATAATCTGCAGTGCAGAGATTAACTACTAAAGTGGGAAAAATGTGTAATAAGCCTTACCAAATAGTATTCAGAGTTAATTAAATCATGTCTTTTataaatccaatttttttttaaagaaataaatttttaaagtttttgctCCTCTTTGATTATTATTGtgtcctttctttcccctcccagaTTCTTATTTTATATGATAGTCTCCATGTAGTTGATGTAAATAAAATTGTTGAATATATACAGAGCTTGCAGAAAGAAGATGGATCGTTTGCTGGAGATGAATGGGGTAATTTTTAGATCTTCTAAATGTAGCGTCTAGGTTGATTTGTGTAAGTTTATAAACTAAAGTTTTCTTGGATGGTCTTTTTTGCATATGTATTATATGGGaacacttttattttctgagtcaTGAAAAAGATGAGTTTGTGAAGGACAGAATtatgtttcatttctttctaaatattCTCAACTTCAGTTCCAATCTTGTATTACGAAGAAAATGTCTTGACAAAGAAAACTTTCGGGCATTTTTAACTTAACAGTACTTTGAAATACTAGATATGCTCTTTCATAAAGGAAAGTTTTATACTTGCAATTTGATGGTAGTTAGTAATGACTTATATCCATGTCAAatatgaaaggatttttcacttTGTGCGAGTGAAAAAAACTGGGTTTGTACTCATTAACTTCCCTTAATGCTGATTTTGTTTCTGCATATAAATTCTTTATGAACAAATACAGCATTTTTAAGCTGTGGCATAAATATTTAGTCACTCTCAAGGTATTTATCACCACGGATGAcctaaattttaagaaaatctaTTGTGTATCATTCTTGTTCAGGTAAAATTCAGCAACTGAGATCTTAGCAGTATATGTATGCTACTGTAAAGGTAGACAATATGCTGTGCGGTAAATTGGTTCATGGTCTGCTGCGCCCTTTTTATTGAAGTATTCCGAGAGGCGCAGCTGAGGGAGTGTGATCCCTGatgtgggatggagcagcagatatttggtttttgtgtttcaGCTTGTGAATTTCTTAAGAACAGAAGTCTTGCAAAAGCTTGACCAAGAAACAGAATGTTTGCAGCTcagttaaattttaaattgtgaCTTCAAGTATTAATTGCCTGGAGTTTGTGCTAAAAGAGTTATATTGGACATGACAAGCAATCATTCTGTTATAGGTGTAGGAGCTTAGGTTTTTCTTCCAGGTACAAATATGCAAAAGAAGCCTTGTAACTTTAATTAGATTTCCCCTAAAACAAGAAATGGCTTCTACTTCTGGCTGGATTTAAGGCAAAGCAAGAGCTGTCTGATTATTTTTGCGTTATTTCCATTGCTCTGCAACTGTCTGTAGAGCACTACAGAAAAGCTCTAAAATTAAACAGCTGTTTGTAAATTACCACTAGCTGAATTGATTTGGATATATAGCTGTCCAGCTCTAAATGAGTTGACTTTTATGCACAGTAAAACATACAGATCACTTAAATGGTAATGtatattttctaaattactGGGGAAATAATTGGTAAGCtagaaaattaaattgtatggggggattttttttagctgatttttgttttttgatgtAGAACCTAGGATTTTAGCATTTTGTTCTGTACTTTCAGTAGTGATTTAAATGTAtgttgaaaaaataattgatttcATTCCTTATCCCCTACATTATAGGAGAAATAGATACAAGGTtctctttctgtgctgcagcaactCTTGCACTTCTGGTAAGTCCTAAACCATCACTTGCATAAGTAGAGACTCAATTGGTACTGCTCTTGGGTACTGCTGAAGTTTCTGCAGAAGATCAGCTTGATAGGAGATCAAGtgcattaattattttctgacttGCAGGGAAAGCTGGATGCTATTGATGTGGGAAAAGCAGTTGAATTCGTTTTGTCCTGTATGAACTTTGATGGAGGATTTGGTTGTAGACCAGGTTCCGAATCACATGCAGGACAGGTGAGTTTCTCTTTATATGGAAATACTTTAAATTAGCAAGCATCACATACTGGCTATAAATGTTTCTTTACAACATGTATCAGTGATGACAATGGATGTACCTCTTGTTTCCCAAATGCCTGATTCTAGTGTCTTAGttaaaataaatgaacagaTAAGTAACCTAATCTGGGAAGGTGAGTTGAGACTTGAGAGTTTAGGTAGGAAAAAAGACAGTAATAGAACAGCTTTTAGGACTGTATTTGAGTCTTCACATAGTGATTTTGAAATTGCTAGCTTGAGGATTTTTAGAGAATTTGAAATGGGTATCAGTGGAGACGGTGAACAAGATTTATCACTTCTTTCTGACAGAAGTCATAATGAGACATAAACATTAATTGTATAGTCTGTTTGAGATTTATCAGCCAATGAACCCAAATAAAAATCAGACATGAATCCTGTAAAGAATTACTTAATTTTTTGAGGAAAGCCAGTTTTAGATGACATACCTAACTTAGTAATGGGCATATTTCTCAGCTAGAATCAGTAGTGTTACACCCTGTTACTGGTGACAGTGAATTCTGAAAATAGCTCAATAAAACGTACTTGAGAAGAAAATACAGTAGTATAACTAGAAAAAATTAAGGGATCTCACGAGGAAGACAATCTAAATAACTTCTTTCAACAAGAAATTTAcataatggaaataattttaaatttaaacttacctttcctatattttttttcatggaaaagttTAGTGCACTTAACCTgaatatgtgaaaaaaaatcaacttttaaTGCTGTTGCAGTTACCTGTTAATTTTGCATAATTAGGGTGAGTAATGCCATATCTAGGATTCACTTCAtcacatgaaaatattaaaggcATTTTGTTGATAAGTGTTGGGTTTCCTGCCCGTTCTTAGtttaaaatcaggaaaaaagttAAATCTGTTACATGTCATTACCTTATAGTTTTAATGTACAATAGCATTGCCCATATAGTCTGAATGGCTGGACCATGTTCTAGTGTTTGAGGAAGTCAGTTCCACAGCTGAACCCACTCTGATTGCAGCTGGCATTTTCTGTGAGGATTAGGACTATCGTGCATATTCACATACTCCTTAAAAAGCTCTCTCTTTCACCTCCATGAAGGTTCAgtatttttctgggaatattgCCAAACCTGATCTCCTTTTATGAGCGAATGACCTACCTAGTACATGAGAGAAAGGCAGTGGATATTGCCTTTCATGGATATTGCCAGACTTGAGTAAAGCTTTCAACATGCTTTCCCACAGAATTCtcctggagaggctgcagcccatggcttggacaggGTGCAGTCTTGGCTGCATGGCCGGACCCAGAGAGTATTGGGGAGTGATGTTAAATCCAGTTGGTGAGGGGTCACAAATGGGATTCTCCAGGGCTCAGTTTTGGGGCCAGTCCTTTTTGATATCCTCATCATGTGGCCTGGACAAAGGAATCAAGTGCATCCTCAGTAAGTCACAGGAAGGACCAGTTTGTGTGGGAGTTTTGATTCATGGGCAGAAGGCTCTGCAAAGCCTGGATCCATGGGCCAAGGCCAGCTGTGTGATGtccaacaaggccaagtgccgAGTCCTGTGTCACAAGAATCCTGTGGAATGCTCCAggtttggagcagcaggaaaggacTTAGGGTGCTGGTCGACAGGAGCTGTATATCAGCCCAGGTGTGCgcaggtgggcaagaaggccatTGGCACCTGTGCCAGCCACAGTGTGGTCACTGCACCAGGGCAGGTGGTATCCcttgtgctggcactgctgaggtgtCTCCAATCCTGTAGGCAGTTTTGAGCCCATCACTTCCAAAAGGAGATTatggtgctggagcatgtctaGAGAAGGGTAATagagctggagaagggtctGGAACATAAggcctgtgaggagcagctgagggtaCTGGAGTGTTTAGGCCTGAGAAAAGAAGGTTCAGGAgaaactacctgaaaggaggttgtggcAAGGTGGGGGTTCGGCCTCTTCTCACAGTCATTTAGTTACAGGAAGAGGGAAAATTACCTCAAGTTGCACTGCAGGAGATTCAAGCTGCAtgttaggaagaatttcttcactgaaggaGTGGTTAAGCATTGCAGCAGACTCCCTAGGAAAGTGGTGGAGTGTCCATatctggaagtgttcagaaaaTGAGTAGATGTGGCACATCCTGATACAGTGTAGTCTTATTTGGTGGTATTCTGTCACAGACAccttttcataaaaatcttttctttaagattttcccttctgagaagctgaggcctcagaaaaagaatgtaaacaatggttgtctgctgctgtggaatgcagcaggtgcacctgtgattggcccatgttggatgtgtataattaatggccaatcaaggaccgagctctctctgggacagagtcggagagctcctttgttatcattcttttcttctctattcttagcttagctagccttctgagaatttttccttttattccttttagtatagttataatgtagtatatatatcataaaataataaatcaagccttctgatcatagAATCAACATTCttgcctctctcttcacctgcaaacccttgtgaccacagTCACAGTATTCAGttaaaggttggacttgatgattttagaggccttttccagccttaatgattccatgattcttgGCTTTTTGTGCTTCACTGCTTTCTTAGTGACTGCATAAAATGTGACCAAAGTATGCTGTTGCATCGTAAATGTAtctcccaggaaaaaaatattaattttaaaattattattaaaagtgGATTAAGttaaaattaatacaattaATTTTATCAATTAATTCTATTAACTAGTTAATTTAGGagattaataaaattaaaaggggATTAATCAATTCAGGTACATTACATGGCACTTGGAAAGTAAGCCTGACTGTACACATAGAGAATTGCAAAGACAGTTAATGATCTGAGTTAGCCTGTTTCTGTTAGGGAGTTCATTTGGTCTTTTGTTTACTGTTTGCAAGCATTAGGGTAAAAGGCAGGTACAGGAACAAACCATAGACTGGATGCAAAATTTTTATAAATGCCATATCCAGCCTGCAGAAGTTGGTTTGACTACTCTGGCTTGAGagtctgtgtttttaaaataaaattatatggCTCTTTCAGAATCTCCTAGGATTACGTTCCAAACCTTGCATTACTGTCTTATATTAGTGAAATATTACAAATTGTTGTACTGGTACCTTTTTACAAAAGGAACTATAACAATAACATGattttctaaaggaaaagtCTTTCAAAGTTGAAATGTGTGTGAGTTTATTTTGCATTGTTTATATGACTGTATTGCTGCTTTGAGATCTTCCTGCATTTAGTCTGCTAAACTGTATTTAGTtattaaatacacaaaaaatttATGTCTGTAATTTTAGATCTATTGTTGCACAGGATTTCTGGCTATAACAGACCAGTTGCATCAAGTAAATGTTGACTTGCTCGGTTGGTGGCTTTGTGAACGTCAGTTACCTTCTGGAGGTCTCAACGGACGACCAGAGAAGGTACTTCGTGGCTTCTTTTCTTTGTTCAAACCTCAATGGAGATTGCTTTTTCTGAAGCTGAACTACTGCAAAATGTTATGACTTCTATAAAACATTTAGTAAACTTTTCAAAGAAGTCAGGCCTTCATCCTGATTCTTTCTCTTGTTACTAACACCTGTTATGCAGTCCTTAGCTGTGCTTCATTTGAGTCCTCAGTATAGCAAAGTACACATGTTGAAGGATATCTTGCTGACCATTTGAACCATTATCCTGTTAAACTGGGTCttaattattttctgacttGGGGAATCTTTCTGTAGGATTTGTATGAAAATTGCTGTTCTACTGGATGTAAATCCTGAGTGTCACAGTGTTCCACATCACACAACTAGAGATTTGTGTAACCTAGAATAATCTCTGGCAAATAGATAATCAACCAACAGATTCCCTGCTTCCCCCCCTTGCCCCCAAAATACAAATAGTTGATATGAACTTCTCTGTATTTCCTCTTCAAAGAAATGCTGTggtttttcagcctctctcACAGAAGGTGAAGTctttaaaaatcacattcttGTGGTCTTGTTTCTTGAAGAAGTTTGAAAAAGATagtttcctttcctgaaaacaGAAGTCTGCTGAAAAGAGACTCTGTCAAGAAATTCTTTTACTCCAAAGACACTCTAAAGTGTTGTGTCTCTGCAAGAGTATTATGACAGCGCAACTGATAATGTGCAGAATTACCAGTAAAATTTGCAACATTATGTTTAAAACCCAGGCAAATATTTAATCTGCCTCTCTGCTTGCCAGTTACCTGATGTATGTTATTCGTGGTGGGTGCTAGCTTCTTTGAAGATGATTGGTAGGATACAGTGGATTGACAGAGAGAAACTGCGCTGCTTTATTTTGGCGTGCCAGGATGAGGAGTCTGGAGGATTTGCTGACAGACCAGGAGATATGGTAAGtgatattttttctaaataaaatacacatgAAAATTTCAATTGGAAATATCAACTTTTGTTTGAGTGTAACTCAACTCATGGTCTAGGTGGGTTTTGCAGAGGCTGCAGTTTACTCTGAAGGAAGAATAGTGTAGAATTGCCATTGAAGGCGTACTTGGGGAGCGCATTCTTTATAACGCACATGTATTCCCCAGTGAAGTCAGTTCCATTCTTTACAAAATCTGGTCTGGTCCCCCATAACACACTCAACACAAACCATTTCTCACAAGACCATTTGGAAGATGTATGTAAAAACGCTCTGTTTGATGGTGGGTTTTCTGGTGCCTGTGTGGGTTCTTTgggtttattattttgttttgtgaaatGGTCTGCAAGCTAAAGTTTGGTGTAGGTTAAATAGTCTTCAGCTCTCTTGGTGGTTTTGTGTGATCCAATTAAATCAAGAGTTTTTATTAAGAATCCCTATACACTAACTTTCATTCTTTGCTAGCCCAGCCACTGAATAAATCTTGTAGCTGACATTTGTCTAGCTGAGAGAGGAAGAAGCTGTTGTGATAACATTGTCAAGAGGCTGGTGCTATGGATTTTTTGCTTGTTGAGAAAGCAGTTAAAATTTAGCCAGTCTGTTCTCTTTGGTTTCAAGTGGAAGTAACTGATACTGTCCCAGTGAAATGGCAAATAAAGTTTTTATCTCTCAAGAGTGCTggacagataaaataaaaagtattgtGAGACTTCATTCCTTTTGAACACTTGGCTTATTTGTTAATGGTCTGGAAAGGTATTGGCTTTTTATTGCAGCTGAAAGGTTTTTGAAAGGCTTTTATTGCAGATGCCCATGTCTGCTCCCTTCTCCACAAATGCAGTAAAGAAtaaagtaacttttttttttgcaagcagCTACTTTATTCCCAGTTGGGGGAGATATCTGTTAACTCCAGTCTGTCATTTGGAAAGTGTTTTTGTGTTCTTAAAATAGGAAGAGTTTTGTATTTCTAAGGAGCTTACAGGAAgaccttttctgttttcagaattCTTGAAGAAAAGCCCAGAATTTTAAGTCTAAATGCTTTTCTATCTTTCAGTAATGAAATATGTGTATCTTCTTGGAAGAGC is part of the Zonotrichia leucophrys gambelii isolate GWCS_2022_RI chromosome 8, RI_Zleu_2.0, whole genome shotgun sequence genome and encodes:
- the RABGGTB gene encoding geranylgeranyl transferase type-2 subunit beta isoform X2, which codes for MSEYLRMSGVYWGLTAMDLMGQLHRMNKEEILSFIKSCQHECGGISASIGHDPHLLYTLSAVQILILYDSLHVVDVNKIVEYIQSLQKEDGSFAGDEWGEIDTRFSFCAAATLALLGKLDAIDVGKAVEFVLSCMNFDGGFGCRPGSESHAGQIYCCTGFLAITDQLHQVNVDLLGWWLCERQLPSGGLNGRPEKLPDVCYSWWVLASLKMIGRIQWIDREKLRCFILACQDEESGGFADRPGDMVDPFHTLFGIAGLSLLGEEQIKAVNPVFCMPEDVLRRINVQPELVS
- the RABGGTB gene encoding geranylgeranyl transferase type-2 subunit beta isoform X1 gives rise to the protein MGTPQKDVIIKPDAPSTLLSEKHADYIASYGTKKDDYEYCMSEYLRMSGVYWGLTAMDLMGQLHRMNKEEILSFIKSCQHECGGISASIGHDPHLLYTLSAVQILILYDSLHVVDVNKIVEYIQSLQKEDGSFAGDEWGEIDTRFSFCAAATLALLGKLDAIDVGKAVEFVLSCMNFDGGFGCRPGSESHAGQIYCCTGFLAITDQLHQVNVDLLGWWLCERQLPSGGLNGRPEKLPDVCYSWWVLASLKMIGRIQWIDREKLRCFILACQDEESGGFADRPGDMVDPFHTLFGIAGLSLLGEEQIKAVNPVFCMPEDVLRRINVQPELVS